A DNA window from Mastomys coucha isolate ucsf_1 unplaced genomic scaffold, UCSF_Mcou_1 pScaffold21, whole genome shotgun sequence contains the following coding sequences:
- the Avpi1 gene encoding arginine vasopressin-induced protein 1 — MGTPASVVSEPPLWQVSTPQTRGRKQASANIFQDAELVQIQGLFQRSGDQLAEERAQIIWECAGDHRVAEALRRLRRKRPPRQNHCSRLRVPEPADPQASSTTDTASSEQSGNSRRTSSRAHRNWNKPGPTGYLHQIRH; from the exons ATGGGGACTCCGGCCTCTGTAGTGAGCGAGCCACCCCTGTGGCAGGTCTCAACACCTCAGACCCGGGGCCGCAAGCAGGCCTCTGCCAACATCTTCCAGGATGCTGAGCTGGTCCAGATCCAGGGCCTGTTCCAGCGCAGCGGGGACCAGCTGGCTGAAGAGCGGGCCCAGATCATCTGGGAATGTGCAGGGGATCACCGTGTAGCTGAGGCGCTGAGGAGGCTGCGCAGGAAAAGGCCACCGAGACAGAACCATTGCAGCCGGCTCAG AGTGCCGGAGCCTGCCGACCCACAGGCCAGCAGCACCACTGACACTGCCTCCAGCGAGCAGTCTGGGAACTCCCGGAGAACAAGTAGTAGAGCCCACCGGAACTGGAATAAGCCAGGCCCCACAGGCTACCTCCACCAGATCAGACACTGA